The Gossypium hirsutum isolate 1008001.06 chromosome D02, Gossypium_hirsutum_v2.1, whole genome shotgun sequence region gtatcgcggtcgtgaattttacaTTACTTATTGTGTATTGCGGGTATAGCGGGTTTCGGCAGTAGCGGTTTCGGACGGTGCCGTTACCGCTGTATAACGGCCGCTATTTCGATAACGGACCACTATTTAAATCCCTGATAGCGATATttgttaataattatatttctgtGTTAAACAGGATCGAGAAAAGAAATCCCTCAAAATCGTAGGAGCAAAGAGAATGGAGTCACCCACCTGGTTCTATTGTTAAGATCAATTTTGACGGTGCATATGACGGTGCATATGACGGTGCATATGAGATAGCATTATATTAGTTCGCATTATCATGAAGTTGAATTCATCTCTACAAAATAGAATATGaattaacatgtataaatacATACCTGCGACGTCCGTGCATAAACAATAACTGAAAATTTAATCTATTTCTGTTCTTTCTTATCAAACTATATTTTCAGGGTATTCGACGTAGATCAACGACACCAGCTAGTAGCTAACTCATGGCCTTCCATCGAAAAGAGGTtgccaattttattttttatattttaaaagatgggaatttatcattcaaatgatTGGATAGTGAGATTCACGCGCTGAGTCCCCGAACGTGGTAACGAACAAATTGCTTTTTTGGCGGTATCGTTTTCACTTCGCCTCCACTCCAACTTCCCTGCCTGCACTTATAATAACCGCTTTCTTCACCCTCTCGCTTCTCATCTCATACATATTCCCAACTAAGCTGTGAGTaaccatctctctctctctctctctctctctctctctgtttgAAACCCTAGCTGTTGAAAGAAAGTGAATTTGAATCTCtgagattttgaaattttctatCCTTTTCACAGTTTCCTGAACTCTGTTTTCCCCCGTTTGTAATTTGCATTTCCTTGAGAGGTTCCGGCTGTGAGAAGAATGGGAACGAATGGGAACGAGGAGGTGACGAGCTTGTACTCGTTGTCCTGCCGTGATCGACGGTTCTCGAAGCACATCCATGACAACGTCCACGGCAACATCTACCTTGATCCGGTATTAGCTTCACTTCCATTTCCGAACTTGCACtcgtgtgtgtgtgtatgtgtgtgtgatTTAGGTAAGTAAAATAGTCTCAAATCggattttattatttagtttatgTCATAATAATGTTTTTCTCTCGTAAACGATTTTTTGGGTTGAGCTAGTAAATGAGATTTTAATCGGGGAGATATAAAGATAAGTTTTGGAATCTACGAATCTTCGTGTCGAGACAAATCGGAAGAATATGAgatatattaatagaatttagCAAGTAAAAAATTGTGAAGGAATGACGAATATATCTTGTACAGATTTAGAAGTTTCTACTTTAGAATATGGATACAGctcaaatttgatattatttttctgAAGGTACCGTTGATGATCAAAGTTTTTCTTGAGATGACTTTCTGTTTACTGTTAATGCAGTTCTTCTTACAATTTGTTGACACAGAGCAGTTTCAGAGGCAagcttgatttgatttttttttgaacaatattCACATGTATTTCACTCCTTTTTCATATATAACTagaaattatatgtttttgatgattttattgTCTACTGCAGACTTCGCGAGCTAAAGCAACTTGGTAAGCTGAACTTTCTTACATCAGATTTTTAGGAACTTAATCGGTTTGCTGATCTAAGTTGCTTGCTTATCAGGTCTAACGCACATGGTGTACCCTGGAGCTGTTCATTCTCGCTTTGAGCATTCTCTGGGAGTTTATTGGCTGGCTGGTGAAGCTGTTCATACAGTTCAGGGTCACCAAGTAGGAACATGACTTCACTGTCTGGTGGTTCTCATTCTGATCTCCCATTATATTGAGATATTCTCCTTATTCGCATGGCATCCTTGTAGGGCTCGGAGATCAACATTGAACGTAAtgatatcagaacagtaaaactTGCTGGTAATCATCCTCGTTACTGATATTTTCTTTCTTATCACTGTTTCTGTATCTaacctttttttcttattttttctggTTATGTGCGTAGGACTACTGCATGATGTTGGACATGGACCATTCAGCCATCTGTTTGAGCGCGAGTTTCTTCCCCGGGTTCTTAATGGATCTGAATGGTGATTCTTACATTCAACTCTAGATATAGATTGTTAGTTTTGCCTCAGATGTAAGCACTAGGTGCATTACATTCCCGTAGTGAATATGCAATAGCTCATTATCCTAAGAATAAAATTGTGATTTGTATCTAGGTAGTGTCTAGTATTTTTTTGTTGAAGTTATTCCTGCCCTGCGAGTTTGAAgctcttaaatttttttcttcgTTATGTTCaacattcaaaaatttcaatttgtgtACCTTCTGCTTGTTTTATATAAATGACAATGTTCCATAGTCTGCACCGCATGTTGGGCATctaaatctaataaaaaaatttaaattattacaatttatattGATCTCTCATTGctttaaccccttttttttcttgattACTTTTGGGAATATATTAGGTCTCATGAGGACATGTCAGTGAAGATGATTGATTACATTGTTGATGCGCACCACATTGAAATAGATTCTGCAATCCTTAACAATgtgaaggttgaattatattctttgaaatttcaattgCATTATATACATGAAAATTAGCTACATGAAATGCGAGGCTTGATATAATTTTGCCATTTCAACAGGAAATGGTACTTGCTAGCTCAGCAAATGGTTCACAAAATGTAACTACTCGTAATTCACCTAAATCTTGTTTGTTCTTTCACATTCTCGTCTGTTTTTagtttcatcatcatttacctggCCATCACAATTTTAAAGTTCCTTTAATGTAGACTGTGAATGAAAAGCGTTTTTTGTATGACATTGTTGCAAATGGTCAAAATGGGATAGATGTTGATAAGTAAGTAATCGATTTTCcataattaagttttatttctaACTTTACTACAATTTGTGGTTTTGAAAGTAGAATCAATAATTACATTTTCCTTGCAGATTTGACTATATTGTACGTGACTCTCGTGCTTGTGGCCTTGGCTGCAATTTTCAGTTTCAAAGGTAGGGATCAATGTATAATgatcatatgatcattttgtttaATACATACTCTGGTGGGATGTTAAGTTTCAAGCTATTTCAACATTTCTGCATCTGCAAAAGCGCAGATCTTTCTAGTTTATTGAACATATTTTGTAGTCGTGCAtatttttcatgttcattttaaCTTGCAGGTTACTGGAAACAATGAGAGTGATGGGTGATGAGATATGTTACCGGGCCAAGGATTGTTAGTATTTGTCCAAATTTATTATCTTCATCTAACAATTAATCTTCAACTAATATATATGTTTCTGACAGATCTGACTGTCCACAAGTTATTTGCTACTCGAGCTGATTTACATAGAACGGTTTATACGCATGCTAAAGTAAAGGTACCAAACTGCAATTACTCTGTTTTGTCCACAACTTCAAAATGTTAGTTTTGGCGTATTTGGAGCTTTTTAATCTGAACTTTTTAACAGTAAATGCTACAGGATGTGTACAAATAGTAAATGCAATAGACTTTTGACACTTCGGCATTCTTTTTTCCTTGTTCCTCCAGGCAATAGAACTCATGGTTGTAGATGCTTTAACATTAGCACATGGTGAACTTAGTATATCAGCCTCAATCCAAGAGCCAGCTAAATTTTGGAAGGTCTATTGAGCTTAAAGCATTATTTACACTTAATCTTCAACATTCCAAATTTTATGTCATTACTCATTAGGACTTCAATTGCCCTTTAACAACTGCAGTTGGACGATTCAATATTAAGACAAATTGAAACTTCTGATAAACAAGAGCTCAAGAAGGCCAGAGATCTGGTCCTTCGCATCCGGAGAAGAGATCTGTACCAGGTCTTCTTTAGGAAACATTATTAATAAGCAAATAgggttttctttcttcaattagAGCGTTTTTAGATCGTCCACTTCAACAGCTGATTACATTTTGCAGTTCTGTAATGAGTTCGCTGTTCCAAAGGACAAACAAGAACATTTCAAGGACATCACTCCTCAAGATATTGTTTGTTCTCAGGTggcaaaataaaaagaattttatgCTAGATTCTTTACTCAAAGATTAATATCCAACTGTCATGACAAGTAATCTTCTTATCAGAAAAATGGTGACACTCCATTGAATGAGGAAGAC contains the following coding sequences:
- the LOC107909630 gene encoding deoxynucleoside triphosphate triphosphohydrolase SAMHD1 homolog isoform X1; this translates as MGTNGNEEVTSLYSLSCRDRRFSKHIHDNVHGNIYLDPVPLMIKVFLEMTFCLLLMQFFLQFVDTEQFQRLRELKQLGLTHMVYPGAVHSRFEHSLGVYWLAGEAVHTVQGHQGSEINIERNDIRTVKLAGLLHDVGHGPFSHLFEREFLPRVLNGSEWSHEDMSVKMIDYIVDAHHIEIDSAILNNVKEMVLASSANGSQNTVNEKRFLYDIVANGQNGIDVDKFDYIVRDSRACGLGCNFQFQRLLETMRVMGDEICYRAKDYLTVHKLFATRADLHRTVYTHAKVKAIELMVVDALTLAHGELSISASIQEPAKFWKLDDSILRQIETSDKQELKKARDLVLRIRRRDLYQFCNEFAVPKDKQEHFKDITPQDIVCSQKNGDTPLNEEDISVSIVKIDLTRGRSNPLESIKFFQDYESDYKFPMRDERISHLLPAFCQDMIVRVYSKKPELVGAVSKAFENYQLKTYGMKAQVHDTPEKKKCRV
- the LOC107909630 gene encoding deoxynucleoside triphosphate triphosphohydrolase SAMHD1 homolog isoform X2; translated protein: MGTNGNEEVTSLYSLSCRDRRFSKHIHDNVHGNIYLDPFFLQFVDTEQFQRLRELKQLGLTHMVYPGAVHSRFEHSLGVYWLAGEAVHTVQGHQGSEINIERNDIRTVKLAGLLHDVGHGPFSHLFEREFLPRVLNGSEWSHEDMSVKMIDYIVDAHHIEIDSAILNNVKEMVLASSANGSQNTVNEKRFLYDIVANGQNGIDVDKFDYIVRDSRACGLGCNFQFQRLLETMRVMGDEICYRAKDYLTVHKLFATRADLHRTVYTHAKVKAIELMVVDALTLAHGELSISASIQEPAKFWKLDDSILRQIETSDKQELKKARDLVLRIRRRDLYQFCNEFAVPKDKQEHFKDITPQDIVCSQKNGDTPLNEEDISVSIVKIDLTRGRSNPLESIKFFQDYESDYKFPMRDERISHLLPAFCQDMIVRVYSKKPELVGAVSKAFENYQLKTYGMKAQVHDTPEKKKCRV